Within the Trichoderma breve strain T069 chromosome 3, whole genome shotgun sequence genome, the region TCATGAGTAAGTCATTTCCATAAGATCTTAGGTGCTCCAGGCGACTAATAGATCTTCTTAGTGATCGTCACGCTGCCAAGAAACGAATAACACGCCGGCAAAGTAGTTTGAATATCGATTCTCAGCGATAATAGGCGTCTGATCACccgttgagatggatgacaaaCTGGGATCCTTGCTAATGCCAACAGCCAATACCGTGCAGTCTAATGTGCCCGCCGCGATGCTTCTCCCCCAGTAAAACGACGAGAGTGATCGAGAACTCGGATGAACTCCCACGATACTAACATGGAAATGAGTTGGACAATAGTAAAAGCTGGCAGTAATGGAATAGCATTTGTGAAAGTGAACCCGAGTCCGAAAGCAACCACAGGGCATAGAAGACTGTTCAGGCTCAATCTGGGGAGAAACGTTGTCAACACTATCTTTCCCAAGGACAAAAGATGAGAAATATGCCAAATCGATAGATTCGCAAGGATATTGGACCTTCAGGCAACATCGGGGCATCTTACCATGATCTGCTAGTGCGTCGTATTCCATTCGATATTGAAAGAACTCGCGCCCTCGAGTTGAGTTGTCAATCATCCTGCATTCTTCCAACGAATCCAATTACCTCTTAATCGACGCTCAGTATCGAAACCGATAGTTTTACCTCGTGACGATTGCGATATTCCTTGCATTGACGATTGATTGAATCGAGACGAAATTACAAAGAAGGTTGGATTAAGCATTGCCTAGTAGGTAGGTGAAGATCGGCAGCTAGAAGCATATGAGGGAAGGAACGGGACTGGGTTACGATAATCCGATCTTCCTACCAATGTTGTCACAgcatcaccttcttcttcttttactcAACTTTAGCTGGACTTATTTGCAATCGAATTTCTGGCAATGTTTTCAATGCAATCACAGAGACGGCACGGCAAGGCTGGATTCCATTACAAGAAGATACAGGGGTATGCATATCGAGAGACTGGAAACTCGACCCGTCGTTTTGTCCATTTCGCGGCCACTTCTTATCACAAAGAGATGTTCAATCGAGCAGTCAATACCCGAATGACCATGTGCAATTGGCGTCTCAATCTCAAAGAGCTGAAGGCCATCTCGAGCCACCCATCCTATCATCTCTCTGCCGTCTTTCTAGTAAGGTAATGCTTTCTCTATCTTCTATTACACGCTCTCCTTCGACCATTCTCTCCAATCAAAAGCGGCATATCACGTACCTGTTTTGTTATCTCGAGGGAACACACACCCAACAACAACCACGCCCCTTCTCTAACATCGGGCCGTTCTCATCTCTGGCCAATGTCCGTGGCATCTCCTCCACTAGAGAGACGGCATAACAGGAAGCAACCAGCATGCATAACCTGATCCTTTTGAGCAAACTAAAGCAGTTTACGGGGTGCATTCAAATGCACGTGCGTCTGTCTATGCAAGAGGTTCTCGGTGTGCTGGGATTATCACTGCAGGCTTACAGTCGTATGTCCGggtggaaaaaaaaaaaagcccagCTTCCTTGATCGGTTTGATGCTTGCCGTGGGTTATTAATAACCTCGAAAAGGCATTCATCGACCTGGCTAATCTCTCTTTCAAGCAGCGAGAATGCAGCATCGGCATCAAACGACGAATCGAATACGAATCTTGATGAACACAAACTAGCACGCGCAAGGAAAGCATGCCGCAAGATTACTTCCCAGCCACCAGACCACACCAGTCACTCACCACAGCTGCATCCACAGACTGTCGCACGAATCAAAGCATGGAATTCGGGTTTAGAGGCGGGCCATCAGGCGAATTAATTGCCGTGTGCATATTCATCGCCTGCATGCAGACCGAAATGCTCACTTCACTGGCTGCCGCTCCCTGCGGTGACAGTTGGCAGAGCGTCATTGGAACGTCTGTTTACGCGCCTCAGAATTAATTTATGCCTGGGCCTGCCGCTCTGATCCTGATTCCGGGTGGCTTTCAAGCGAAATCTAAGAGATCGAGAGAGGAGTCATCTCCTAAGAAGACCGAGAAACCGAGAGGCGCGAGGCACATCATTACAAGAGATCTTCATTTAGCGAGGGCGGCCAGTTCTGCCTTTTTTTACATCATGACCCCTCAAGACTGTGTAAGTTGGCACATGCATATCTGCCCACACCCTctctaaaaaaaaacagccTTATGCATTACACATGTACTAATGCTTGCATCCAACATCCAAAAAGATTCAGCATTTCGTAACCGAACATCCCATCGAAGCGGCGAAGCTACTTGGCGGAATAACCGTCACCGCTGCCCCTGTGGCCGTTGCTGTCCCCTTCTTGGGCGCACTTGGCtttggagctgttggtgtAGCAGGGGGTATGGCATGGATGTCAACTTTACGAAAAGCTTGGTTGATTACTAACTGGAACTTCTCAAGGTTCTCTGGCTGCAACGATCCAAGGGAGCATAGGCCCCATTGCGGCAAAGAGTCTGTTTGCCATTTTGCAGAGTGCGGGAGCTGGAGGGATGGGACTGGCCGCTGTGAAGACAGCCATTCtagctgctggaggagcgaTGACCGCAGGGCCCGTACACACGCTTCTGCAATGCTTGAGCAGCAATGCCACGGCAACGTGACGCTGGAAAGCGAGTTTCAGATAGAGGAGGGGAGGCGAAAAGATGATCATCTAAGCACGGTACGAGTATCTCTACGGTCTTGCTAAAAGATAATTGCATTAGCTAGTTGTCTATTCATGTACGAATCTTTGCTACCCAACGAGCATGGGCCTTGTATgtctcctcatcctccctTGCATCCTGCAAGTGTCTCATCCGGAGACGAGCTCGTCTCTGGACGCAATCTCCTGCTTTGTCTGCCGCTGTGTTTCCGTCTCCTTCTTATCATCAGCCACCCCATTTCCGCTCTTCGCCTTATTagcgtcgtcgccgtcggccttgtctttggccttgctccccttgtccttcttgaGAGAAATCGCCCCCTTGGCCAGGGCCTCGCTCGGCAGCGGCCGAATAATGGGCTGGGCCACCCACCAAGGGCGCTTACACCTCTTGATGGTGCCGATGGAGCTCTCCTCCTCGGGCACGCCCTCCAGGGTCCGCTCGCCTATCactttctccagctcctcctcgaaGCTCCGGCCGTCCGTCTGCTCGTATTCCAGCAGGCCCTCGgccactctcttctccacggCCGCGAGGACCCGCTCGTAGCCGTCGATGCCGTCCCTGCGGGCCCTTGCCAGCTGATCTCTGATATCGGTGTGCTTGGTGACAAAGTGTCTGAGGACGTGGAACATGTGGGGCTGCAGCGCCGAGATGTTGGGCGATGAGTTGAGGCTCTTGTcgtcttccttctttctcttcttcttcgcggGCTCGTCCGCGTCGTCTGAGCTCTCGGTCTCTGTGATCCAGGCGGTATCATCGCCCGGGACAAACAGCGGTCGTCTCTGTGGAGGTTCCTGGTCGTACACGTATTTGTGCAGGATGTCCAGGTATCGTCTTGTGATGGCATCAACTCGCCAGCCGCCTTTTCCGTCCTTGCCCCTCCAGTATTccctgctcttctcttcgacCGGCGGGGGATTGCCGAACAGGCCGGGATCGCTGAGGTTTCCCTCGGCTGACATGATGCCATCCGCTCCAGTAGCGTCCAAACACTTCTGTAGATCCCCGTCTTGTAGGATGTTACCGTTCGCAAAGAGTACAGTTTCTGGTGGCAGGCTATCTCTGAGGAACCTAATCATCTCCCAGTCGGCAACTCCAGTAAGGTGCCCCTTCTGTTCTCGCCTCCGTCCATGCACGGTCAATATAGAAGCTCCAGCCTTAAGCACATTCTGTGCGTATTCCAGagtcttctcttttgtctctAGCACGCGGATTTTGGCCGTGACCGGGATCGAAAGCTCCTTGTGCAATGTGTTGATCAGCTTAAAGATGAGATCTTGATCTTCCTGCAGAAACGCTCCGTAGTGGCCCTTGCGCGCAATACCCTGCGGGCATCCAAGGTTCAAGTCGACAGCATCGCAGTATGGAACAACATGTTGCGCCGCAGAGAGCAGCGCCTCGGGATCGTTTGCGCAAAACTGAACAAAGAGAGGCCGGTCAATCTTTGGGTTTCCGTCCAGCCAAGGCTCGTCGGATCCCGCTCGAACAGCCTGGTAATGCGCCTTTCGGTATTTTTCGTCTTGGGAGAAGAGTCGAGCGTGAAGCATGGGCGTATAAGCTAGCAGCTTGGACTGCTCCGAGGGCAACAAGAAAGATCGTGTGAGCATTCGCCAGGCCTGTCAAGCGCACACACGT harbors:
- a CDS encoding interferon-induced 6-16 family domain-containing protein — translated: MTPQDCIQHFVTEHPIEAAKLLGGITVTAAPVAVAVPFLGALGFGAVGVAGGSLAATIQGSIGPIAAKSLFAILQSAGAGGMGLAAVKTAILAAGGAMTAGPVHTLLQCLSSNATAT
- a CDS encoding dihydrouridine synthase (Dus) domain-containing protein, translating into MTATEAAKGAEPPKKLHGRAFYESIGSPKFIVAPMVDQSEFAWRMLTRSFLLPSEQSKLLAYTPMLHARLFSQDEKYRKAHYQAVRAGSDEPWLDGNPKIDRPLFVQFCANDPEALLSAAQHVVPYCDAVDLNLGCPQGIARKGHYGAFLQEDQDLIFKLINTLHKELSIPVTAKIRVLETKEKTLEYAQNVLKAGASILTVHGRRREQKGHLTGVADWEMIRFLRDSLPPETVLFANGNILQDGDLQKCLDATGADGIMSAEGNLSDPGLFGNPPPVEEKSREYWRGKDGKGGWRVDAITRRYLDILHKYVYDQEPPQRRPLFVPGDDTAWITETESSDDADEPAKKKRKKEDDKSLNSSPNISALQPHMFHVLRHFVTKHTDIRDQLARARRDGIDGYERVLAAVEKRVAEGLLEYEQTDGRSFEEELEKVIGERTLEGVPEEESSIGTIKRCKRPWWVAQPIIRPLPSEALAKGAISLKKDKGSKAKDKADGDDANKAKSGNGVADDKKETETQRQTKQEIASRDELVSG